GGAATGCACATCAGGCCGACGACAGGCAGCCCAAGGTCGTCCCGGCATTCCTTGATAAAGGCGTCCGCATCCTTGGGCAGGACCCCGGCTTTCTGTTCCTCTTCACCGGTATTGACCTGGATGAAGCATTTCGGGTGCTTGTCCAGCTTTTCCATTTCCTTTGCCAGGGCTTTGGCCAGCTTGGGCCGGTCAACAGTCTGAATGACGTCGAAAAGCTCCAGCGCCTGTTTGACCTTGTTGGTCTGCAGCGGCCCGATCAGGTGAAGCTCGATATCGGGATAATCCTCGCGCAGGCCCGGCCATTTCCCGGCTGCTTCCTGAACCCGGTTTTCGCCGAAGACCCGCTGGCCCAAATCCAGCGCCGGGCGCATATGATCCGCATCGAAGGTCTTGCCTACGGCGACAAGCCGCACCGACGCCGGGTCCCGTTCACTGCTTTCCGCCGTCTGTGCAATCGTATCGCGCACCGACTGGAGAGAATCGCGAATGCTCTGTTCTGCAGACATGCTAACGCCCAACCTCGTTTTCCAAATCCCGTCCCACGTATTTAGAGAATTAACAGGCTCTTGAAAATCCCCGGCTTAGCGGGAACCGGAATGAAATAACGGCGATCAGTTGTCGACCGGAAGAGGATCGCGGGCAGGATCCCAGCCCTTGGCCCAGACCGTCTCGTCCAGAATATAGGGCGCATCCCCATTGTTGCCAAACCAGGAATCCACCACAAAGAGACGCCCGGTCTCCTTTTCACGCACGGTGGCAGAAGTGTGGGGCCAG
The Aestuariispira ectoiniformans genome window above contains:
- a CDS encoding YggS family pyridoxal phosphate-dependent enzyme, encoding MSAEQSIRDSLQSVRDTIAQTAESSERDPASVRLVAVGKTFDADHMRPALDLGQRVFGENRVQEAAGKWPGLREDYPDIELHLIGPLQTNKVKQALELFDVIQTVDRPKLAKALAKEMEKLDKHPKCFIQVNTGEEEQKAGVLPKDADAFIKECRDDLGLPVVGLMCIPPVDAEPSLHFALLKKIAERNGLSELSMGMSGDFEVAVQFGATYVRVGSAIFGKRDYPA